Proteins found in one Lachancea thermotolerans CBS 6340 chromosome C complete sequence genomic segment:
- the KTI11 gene encoding Kti11p (highly similar to uniprot|Q3E840 Saccharomyces cerevisiae YBL071W-A KTI11 Protein required along with Dph1p Dph2p Jjj3p and Dph5p for synthesis of diphthamide which is a modified histidine residue of translation elongation factor 2 (Eft1p or Eft2p) may act in a complex with Dph1p and Dph2p), whose protein sequence is MNKKAHRDEYDKTRIPAPAIIRAPRPLPALLQEDDMSTYDQVEIEDMTFDPDTQTFTYPCPCGDKFQIYIDDMYDGEEIAVCPSCSLMIQVIFEREDLEEYYQEAGTAPPEPVSVAA, encoded by the coding sequence ATGAATAAAAAAGCCCATCGCGATGAGTACGACAAGACCAGGATCCCAGCTCCAGCTATCATCAGAGCCCCAAGGCCCTTACCAGCGCTACTACAGGAAGACGATATGTCGACTTACGATCAGGTGGAAATCGAGGACATGACGTTCGACCCCGACACGCAGACGTTCACGTACCCGTGCCCATGTGGAGACAAATTCCAAATTTATATCGATGACATGTATGACGGCGAGGAGATCGCTGTGTGCCCTAGCTGCTCGCTGATGATACAGGTAATTTTCGAGCGCGAGGACCTCGAAGAGTACTACCAAGAGGCGGGTACCGCGC